The genomic DNA TTCTTCGCGCGGCGACTTTGTCGCCTGGGTTGGCACCTATGATGATATCGTCAACCAGCGGGATGGCAGTTACAGAATCAAACTCCTCCATCAATACGGACGCAAAGGCGACTGCGGCTATCCTGGAGTCGAAATCCTGCCGGACGATACCGTTGTAGCCACCACTTATGTCAAATACAGAGACGATGATCGCAAAAACTCTGTTGTCTCTGTCCGTTTTCGATTAGATGAAGTGCAACCGGATCCATAACCGATTCTTGCATCGAGATAAACGACATTCAATCAGAATGATCTCCCTTAGTTCGCAATAACGCTACTGATTATTTATCTGAAGACACCTTCAATAACCACGCAAAAACAGCCCGGGCAATGTGCATGCGGTTTTCTGCCTGGTCGAACACGATGCTGTTGGGAGTTTCCATCACATCGTCGGTCACTTCCAGGCCGCGTTTGGCGGGAAGGCAGTGCATGAATTTGACGGATTTCGGAGCCGCTGCGAGCAATTCGGCATTAATTTGATAAGGAGCAAACGCCACCCGTCGCTTGGCCGTTTCCTTTTCCTGACCCATGCTGGCCCAGACGTCCGTGTAAAGGACGTCCGCATTTTTGACGGCTTCCAGCGGATCTTCAATGATCTGATAGCTGGCTCCGGGAACTCGCTTTTCTAAGATTTCAGCGAATTCCGGTTCCAGTTGATAGCCTTGTGGTGAGCAAAGGATAAACTTCACGCCCATATCTGCACAGCTAATCGCCAGCGAGCGAGCAACGTTATTCCCATCGCCGAGGTAGACCATCGTCTTGCCTTCGATGTCGCCGCAATGTTCCTGCATGGTCAGGATATCGGTCAGAGCCTGACACGGGTGAAAATCATCGGAGAGTCCATTCACCACAGGGCAGTTCGACACTTTGGCGAAATCTTCAATCATCTTTTGAGAGAATGTTCGCAGGACGACTACATCGGCAAAGCGACTGACAACTCGCGCGACATCTTCCAGCGACTCCCTTCCATCCAGGCCGGCTTCTTTTTCAGACATGAACATGCCTGAGCCACCCAGGTGAATCATGGCCGATTCAAAACTGACCCGTGTACGCAGTGATGGCTTTTCGTAAATCTGGACGAGTACTTTTCGATCGAGCAGCGGTTTGAGTTGCCCTTGTTTCCAATCGGATTTCAATTTGGCAGCCAGATCGATCAGCTCTTGTGTTTGGACTGGAGATAAGTCCAGTAGAGAAAGGAGGTGCTTCATTTCAGGTCTCAGATCAAGTCATTTTCTTGGATTCAACAATGCAGACAGGCCGGCTTAAATCAGCCGGCCTGAACGGAAATATTGTCAGTTACTTAGTTCTCAATAGGAATGTCTCGGCAAAGCAAGTCGCTTAAAAAACTCGCAAAGAGCCATTATGTCCACCCGGGACCGCTTTCTGCAAGAGTTTCTTACGATTCTGAGGCCAGAGATCGTAATTCTTCGATCAGAATTTCCGAGCCACGGTCAACATCTTCGATAGAAATATTGAGTGGAGGCAGCAAGCGGACGACTGTATCGTGCGTTGCATTGACGAGTAAACCTCTTTCCATGCAACGCTTTACGATTGGTCCAGCAGGCACCGTCAGATCAATTCCAATCATCATTCCAGCGATTCTCAGCTCTTTAAGAATCGGCAGATCTTCAAGCAAAGGCTCGAAATGAGAACGGAATCGTTCGGACATCTGCTGACTGTGTTCGAGCAAATTCTCTTCTTCAATCGTTTGCATCGTGGCAATTCCAGCCGTCATCGCCAGCGGATTTCCGCCGAAAGTGCTGGCGTGCATCCCCGGTCGCAGGCTTGGAGCGAGTTCGTCGCGGGCGATAAAGGCTCCGCAGGCGACACCGCCAGCAACACCTTTTGCCAATGTCATGATATCAGGCTGAACGCCATATTTCTGATGCCCAAACCAGGTTCCCAGTCGTCCCATACCGGTTTGGACTTCATCGAAAATCAGGACTAATCCATGTTCATCGGCCAGATCTCGCAGTCCCTGCAGATAGCCATCTCCCGGAAGATTAACACCACCCTCACCCTGGACAGGTTCGATCATGATACCACAGGTTTCATCGTCTATCATGCTTCGCACCGCTTCAAGGTCGTTGTGCGGTGCATACGAGAAGCCAGCGACCAGAGGTCCTAAACCCTGATGATACTTGGGTTGAGCGGTCGCGGTGACTGCAGCGAGAGTTCGACCGTGGAAGCCGTTCTGGAAAGTAATTATTTTGTATTTTTCTTCGGGGGTGTGCAGTCTCGCCAGTTTGATTGCCCCTTCAATTGCTTCTGCTCCACTATTACAGAAGAAGGCTTTGCCGAAACTTCGACTGCAGATTTGCTTCGCAAATTCCCCCTGCGATTCCGTGTACCAGGTATTGGGGACGTGAATCAGCTGAGCAACCTGCTCCTGCAGAGCCTGCACGACTTTCGGGGGACTGTAGCCCAGAATATTGCAGCCCCAGCCGGGGAAGAGATCGAGATAGCGATTCCCCTCAGCATCCCAGACGTGTGAACCTTCGCCGTGCGTAAGGCAGATGGGATATCGACCATAATTGGGGATGACGTATTTCTCAAAAACAGAAATGACATCCGCACTCGATTTGGAGGCTGTTGAACTCATTTTGAGGTCTCACAAGGAACGATGGATACTGTAGGTCAGGCAACATGAGCCGATAGGAATACAATCAAATCGTGTCACGGCTCTGTGAGCCGTGCATTCGATTATCTATTTTCATTCAATGGTCAAATAAAAACAGCATAAAACACGGCTCACAGAGCCGTGGCACACTACTGAAAAATAAATTCAATGACCAAAACTTGCGTTTCGTGCTTGTAATTTTACTGAGGATTCACTGGAAAGTAACAGGACATCCCAATGAAACTTCAGGTTCGAAACAATCCGATTTAATCGATAATTTTATTAATCGGGAACTCGACAATACCAGTCGCTCCCGCTTCCCGGAGTGCGGGAATAATGGCTCGGACGACCGATTCATCGAGAATCGTATTGATGGCCACCCAGTCAGGATCGGAAAGATTCGAGACAGTTGGTTGCTGTAGAGCAGGCAGGCCTTCAAGTACTTTCTGTAGATCGGAACGCCGGACATTGAGCATCAGTCCGACTTTACCTTCCGCAGCTAAGCAGGATTGCAGCATCAAAGCGATATTGTTCAGCTTCTGAGCTTTCCAGTCGTCTTCAAATGCATTTTTATTGGCAATCAGACGCGTGGTACTCTCCAGCACTTCGTCAACAATCCGCAAGTTGTTGGCTCGCAGTGAAGATCCGGTTTCAGTCACTTCGACAATCGCATCGACGAGACGCGGAGGTTTGACTTCAGTCGCTCCCCAGGAGAATTCAACGTCGGCATTCACTCCATGCTTTTCGAGATACATTTTCGTCAAACCGACGGCTTCGGTGGCAATTCGCTTACCTTCGAGGTCCTTTACGGATTTGATGTCAGAATCGTTAGGTACCGCGAGCACCCAGCGAACGGGGCGCCTGCTGACTTTTGAAAAAACGAGTTCACAAACTTCATGAACATCGGCTCCTGTTTCGACGACCCAGTCGTGGCCGGTGATACCTGCATCCAGAATGCCCTGCTGAACATAGCGGGCCATTTCCTGAGCGCGAATGGAAAGGCATTCGATTTCGTCATCATCAATGCTCGGAAAATAGGAGCGAGACGAAAATTTGATGTTGTACCCGGCTTTGCGAAACAGTTCGGCGGTCGCTTCCTGAAGCGAGCCAGCTGGAATACCGAGTTTGAGGAGTTTGTCCGCCATCAGGGCGAAACCTTTCTGTGAAATTCGTCAGTAGGATCTGTCATTTGTGGAATCCGCATTGCTGCAATGCTTCAGACTACCAATCCGCTTTCCCGCATTCCACCCAAGATGACCTTGGAACCACAATTCGACTCTTCTGGAAGTGCTGGATCCCCATTTTTGTCTGTTGGAAGCCGACTTGGAGCGATTTAAAAGCTCTCATAACCGGAACAGCCTGCATAACCGGAACTCAAATGTTAAGGAATTATTAAGATTTCTTAACATTAGTTTATCGATCAAAACTCAAATTCTCCTTTCAGTCGATGCAAGCCCTACATGCGGTGCACATGCCGCGGTGAAGATAATTGGAAAAATCGACAAGTTCGACAACTGCCCCTCGACATGTGCACAAAAAGACATGCAGCTGGTGCCAGGATGGCCACCGGATTTAGAAAGGGAATTTCGTGAAGCTCACCGTGTATTTCTCAGCGATCTTATGTTCATTGTATTTCGCAGCAGCATTTTGTGCTGCCGCTGAATTGGATGTTGTGACCCCGAATTCAGAGCTGGAAAGCCTGTTCAGCCCCATTTCTGAGACGGATAACTGGATTCATGAGATGTCTCTTCGCTTTGTCGAATCCGAGGCTCGGCTAGCGGAAATTGAGGCTCAACTCGAATCTCAACAGCAAAATCAGCGGGAGATTCAACAGGCATCCTATGATGAAACACCGGTACCAGCTGTTCCACCCGTTGGAAATGTTCCGACACTCGATCAGGAAATTCTCGATCGACTCGCCACAATGGAAGAAAACTGGGCGAAGTTGCAGGAATCGGAAGCAAAGAAAAAGTCGGATGCTCTTAAAAAGCCGACGTTCAAAGTCGGTGGTCGAATTCATTGGGATCATTGGAACTTTTCGGAATCGAGCCCTGGGATCGACAATTTCGAGCATCCCGGTCCCGGTCCACAAACAGGAACCGACCCCGAAGACCTCTGGGCATTTCGTCGAATTCGCATGGAGTTCTCGGGAGATATTCTTGAAAACATGTTCTGGCGTATGCAACTTGATTTTGCAGAACTGGAAGATGCCGCAATTAAAGATGTTTACATCGGGTTCAGCGAGTTGCCTTACAACCAGAAACTCTATCTGGGACACCAGAAACGGCCGATCGGTTTGGATCACTGGAACAGTAGCCGCTACAACATTTTTCTCGAACGACCTCTGATTGTCGAATCCGTCAACGAAGATGCCCGTCGTATGGGGATCATGATGCACGGCTACACCGATGATGAATCGTTCAACTGGCAATACGGAATTGCGACTTTGGAAAACTCCGCGGGTGACCGGGCGAACCGTTCTGATGCCGGTCAATACAGTCTGCATTTCCGCACCACTGGAACACCCTGGTACGATGAAAGTTCTGGAGGCCGAGGTTATTTGCATCTTGGCTTTGCAGGCATGTTTGCCAATCCCGATGGCGATGCGGATCCGGGAGTCACAGATGATAACGAAGGTCGATTCCGCACAAGGATGGCACAGCGTTCCGAACGACGCTGGATGGACACCGGTCGGATCCCCGGTGCGAACTGGTACGAAGTTGCCGCTTTGGAAATGATGCTCAATGTGGGAGCGTGCCAGTGGACCACTGAGTATATGAATATCTGGATGCAACGAGATATGACAACCCCCGGAACTGGCCCGGATCTCCACTTCAATGGATTTTACACACAGTTTTCCTATTTCCTGACGGGTGAATATATTCCAGTCAATCGTGAGGTCGGTCAAATTGGTCGTGTAAAACCGTTCGAAAACTTCTTTCTGGTTGATAAATGTTGTGGTGGTCGTGGGCGAGGCTGGGGAGCCTGGCAGATTGCTGGACGTTACGACTACCTCGATATTTCCGATGCGGATATTAACGGAGGTGTCGGCAATATGGCGACCTTCGGTATGAACTGGTATTGGACCGCCTATTCCCGCATGCAATTCAACCTGATTTACAGTGATATTAAAGATCATGCTCCTGTGAATGGATTCACCGGAGGAACTTCTCTGACGGCAGGTGTCCGTTTCGGAGCTGATTTTTAAATTTCGACATTGCTGAGATTCATCGCAATTTAATTTCCAATTCACATAAATCACCTGGAGGTTTCCTGTGAACTCTATTCATAAATACCTGATCCCGGCTCTCCTGCTCCTCGTTCTGAGCGGAGGCACTCTGCAGGCAGGCGAACCCTGTCTGGATGCCTGCATTGAAAATGGGAAATGTGGCCCCCCTTGCTGCCCGCAACCCTGCGATCCTTATAAAGCGACCTGCAATGGTTGCTGGGAACAGGATAAGGAAGAACATTATTGCTGGCAGGTCGAAAAAGATTTTGTCTGCATTCCCCCGGTCAGATTTCCCTGGCAAAAATGTTGTGATCTGGGATGCCCACGAATCCGGAAAGTCAGCAAGTTGAAAATTTACAAATACGATTGCGATGTTTGTAAGTTCAAATGGAACCTGAAAAAGTTCTACCCCTGCTGCGATCAGGAAGGGTGTATTCCAGAAGTGAGTTCCAAGTGATGTGACTGAAAAACGAGTCATATCGCTGAAAGAGCACTCTTGGTCAGGGAATCACCGGGAGTGCTCTTTCTATAATTGATGCAGCAATTCGTATTCGATGCCCCTCAACAATCAGAATGTGTGAAAACAAGACCTTGTCTTGTCGAGAGCCATTGCGACGATCAGTCTTTATCTTCAGAAAGTCATTTGACCTTCGACCAGTCGAAGTTTCGACAAATGGTTTCCAGCTGAAATGATTTCACGCCAAGTGACATTTTCAATTCCTGGAATGCATTCACCGCCTCTTCCTGCTGAGCAGACGTGATTTCTGATTTGAATGCTCGAATCAACAGGTTCTTTGCGGTATGTTCGAGTTCAATGAACTCAATCACCTGGGTGCGATATCCGTGAATTTCGAGGAATTGTGCACGCAAAGCATCGGTCGTCAGCGAAGCGAGGCGTTCTCTTAAGATGCCATGTTTGAGGATCGGCGAAAGAGCTTCGCTTTCGAGTTGATGATGCAATTCATGCTGGCAGCAGGGAACGGCCATGATGATTTCCGCTCCCAGTTCGAGACTTCTGGCCAGTGCATCATCGGTCGCTATGTCGCAGGCGTGCAACCAGATCGCCAGATCAATCGGCGCTTCGATTCGGGCGTCCTGAATACTGGCGACTTCAAACTTCATATCGTTGATGCCGAGTTTTCGCCGTGTATTTTCGCAGGTTTCAATCACTCCTGACTGAGAATCGAATGCCTGAATCTGGACTGCGAGCTGGAAGTGATTGACCAGCAGCTCGCGAATCGCAAAGGTGAGATAACTTTTCCCGCAGCCGTAATCGACAATGCGGACTGGCCGGTCACGAGGAAGTTTCTGCTGGAGATCGGCTATGAACTCTGCAAAACGATTGATCTGACGAAACTTCCGCTGCATCGAGCGATGCACGCGCCCGTTTGGTGTCATGACGCCAAGTTCGACCAGAAACGGAATCGGCTCCCCTTCAGAAAACAGATACTGTTTTTTTGCATCGTGAGAGAGCGGCTTCTTGGCAACGACTTTGGCGGAACGATGACGCTGCATTTTCAGTGAGCCATCGTTTTGAACCCGAATCTGCAGGTCTTCAGATGTCAATCGAACCAGAGCGTTCAAGAAAGTAGCTTCAAGCATCGCTTCGAGTTGTCGTCCGGTTTCTGGCCATCCACTGTTTTCATGAGTCTGCTGTTTTGCACGATCCTGCTTTGTCCATTGAATGACAATTTCATCTCTAAGAGAGATGGGACGCAGCGTGACCCGCTCAAACTTCTGATTATCTTTTGAGACAGGACCGGAGAGTGCAATTGAAACCAAATTACCAGCATCAAAATTCTCGGTCAGCAGCGACCAAAGTTCAGCAAATATCATGAGCAGGAAATATCTGTAAAATAGAATGGGGCATCAGAAATCGAATAAGTTATGTTATCGCGATTCATGACCTGGAGCGAATGTTCCCGAAGGTATGTTCTCCGAGTGGAAACAGGAATTCGAAACACCTTGGGAACATCGTCCAAGTTACTTTTGACCATTTTGACCATTTTGACCATGGATGAAGTAGAGTATATTCAAAAATATGCCTGAAGCGTTCGGCAGGAGCAAACACAGCGTTTTAGGATATTTGATGATCAAGAGAATGCAGCAACCATTTGAAAATGGTCTAAATGAGCTTGCGCAATAATTTAGCCCAGATGGCTTAATCAACTCGCTGGACCCCAAAATGGTTATCTTTCAAAATTAGCGCGAGCCACAAAAACTTTGAATCGTTAGTAGCACGGAAAATTTTCATCTGCGTTTATCTGCGGCTCTTTTTCTTTCAATCGATCAGCTGTCGCTGTTTACTCTGATAAATCTGGAATTTGTATTTCCAGAGCCTGTGGGAATAGTTCGATTTGGAAATGACAGCCGGATTTGATTTCTCCATCAATCGAAACTTTGAGAGTTTCCTCAGAATTCAACTCGAGTCGATTACAGACTTCAGACTTCACAGCTTCGTTTTCCTCGTAACGACCTGCCAGATAGTCGGTCATCAGGATAACGCGATCGATGCTGTTCATAGCACGATAGGTAATAAAATGCAGCATGCCATCGTTATTCTTTGCTCCCGGAGCCACTTCCAGGCCTCCTCCGCAAATGCTGCTGCTCGACGCGAAAAAGTTGGCAATCTCTCGTGCGTTCCATTCGCCATCATCCAGCCGATAATTGACATGAAATCGTTTTGGATTAGTAATCACTTCCAGCGAGCCTTTCAGGTAAGTCAGAGAACCTAAAGTTTTCTTTTCCCCTTTGGTCACATTTTTGGAGAACTCTGCCGAGATCCCTCCGCCGATCGAGTTGAAAAAATAGAGTTCTTGCTGATCCACTTTCACTTTGCCGACATCGAGTGTTCGTGAAATCAATCTGTTTTCAGCGATGGCCTGCCAGCAATCCCAGGGACTGATTTTTCCGAAGGTAGCATTCGCCAGATCATTTCCCGTTCCCAGTGGAAGCACCGCAAAGTCAAAATTCTCATTCGAAGCTCCCACCTGATTCAGGACTTTGTGAATCGTTCCATCCCCGCCAGCAATCACCAGCAGAGGATGATGTGATTGCTTCCCCAGAAAATCATTCAGGTCATCCTGCTCACTTAATTCATGGATTCTGGTATCAGGAGTTTGTTGAATATCGGCTTTCAACTCCATATTTGCTTCTGCTTGACTGGCATAAGGATTCCACAGGACCAGTCGTTGTTGATTCATTTTGAAACCTTAACCTGCAAGGATAATGAGATGAGGAAATATCAATTGCTACGCCTGAAAAAAACCCGCAAGAATTGGAGAATTCATACGGGTCTTTGCATCATAGATTTTGGTATTTATCTCTTGGAGATGATATACACCGCGTGAATGATTCCCGGAAAATATCCTAATAAAGTGAGAAGAATATTGATCCAGAAATGCTTTCCCAATCCGACTTCGAGAAAAACACCCACGGGAGGCAGGACGACTGAAATTAAAATCTTCAGAACGTCACCCAATGTTGAATCATGTGATGTCATCGTATCCATAGGACCGCCCTTTCATTTGATTTCGAACTCGTCAAATTCTTAAACCCGAACTCGTCGACCGAAAATCAATGCCAGGACAAACAGGACCAGGAATACAAAGAACAGAATTTTTGCAATTCCCATAGAGGCTCCTGCCACGCCACCAAACCCCAGTACAGCAGCTACCAACGCGATTACCAAAAAAGTCAATGCCCAACCTAACATAACGTTCTCCCTTTTGAATTGTGCACACAATGAATTTGTGGTCACTGTGAATATAAAATGCATTATTGTGTTCTTTGCATGTCGTAAACTTCGACATGCCACATGCAAACTCATATGACGCACATTACGTGCCAGTAGGGAACAGGCCGGTTTTTCAAGCAAATCAGATTGGAAATCATGCCTTTCGGTACCTTGCAGGTCGATCAGCGTTCGTCTCAACCGCTTAGCAATCAATTGAGAAGTGGGATCACAACTGAGTTGTTCAAGCAGGGAAGCACCAAGACGACATAGGCAATCCCTATGAGATCAATTCCCAGCCTGCGGAGTGGTGTCAAACTGCAGAAACTGAAGGATCATCAATCAAACTGGTTGAGGAATCTCCAGAACAGGAAACGAAACCACTAACCATCCGAATAGAAGTGTATCTAATCGCGGTTTTCCTAAGACGAGTACAAGCAACAGGATACGAAGCACAACCGAATATTTCCCCTATTGGCATGCGTATTGCCTGACTATCTAAGCAGATTAAATGATTTCAGTAGGATAATGCTTGGAGAGTGAGTATCCCCTCCAGCGAATCCAGTAATACGTGAAGAGGAATAGTGTGATGACTAAGTTATTATCATGTGCCATAATTGTTGCGGGGTTACTGCTGGTGGGGCCGCAGATTTCACAGTCGGAAGCCTCCAGTTGGCGGCACGGAAACCATTACCACCATAACTACCATCGTGGTTATAATTACGGTTCTCACTACCGGTACAATTACACTCCCCGATACTACAGGGGCTACAATTATTATCGTGGTGGAAACCGCTACGGTAGCTACTACCGTGGATATTCTCGACCAGGAGTTGGGTTTTACTATTCATTCTAAACCCTGTTCCAATCGGAAACAGGGTTTCCTGTAACATCTTGAACAGGACCTCCGGGGTGGCGGGGGCGCTCCGCTTCAGCGGAAGCCCCCGGACGTTTAATCATTCGGGGGCTTCTCTTCGAGAGCGCCCCCGCCACCCGCGTTTGATTATTTTCCAGTATTCATCTGGTGATAACCAGTGTTCTTATAAATTGTTGAACTTCACCGGTTTTCATTTGGAACGCGGTGTAAAATGAGTAACTGGATAACGATTGGATCATAGCTGATCGTTACGAGCCGTGGATGACAAGCCAAAGTCTTGACATCCACATGCTCAGAAATAATAAAAACAGCCCGT from Rubinisphaera italica includes the following:
- a CDS encoding aspartate aminotransferase family protein, whose product is MSSTASKSSADVISVFEKYVIPNYGRYPICLTHGEGSHVWDAEGNRYLDLFPGWGCNILGYSPPKVVQALQEQVAQLIHVPNTWYTESQGEFAKQICSRSFGKAFFCNSGAEAIEGAIKLARLHTPEEKYKIITFQNGFHGRTLAAVTATAQPKYHQGLGPLVAGFSYAPHNDLEAVRSMIDDETCGIMIEPVQGEGGVNLPGDGYLQGLRDLADEHGLVLIFDEVQTGMGRLGTWFGHQKYGVQPDIMTLAKGVAGGVACGAFIARDELAPSLRPGMHASTFGGNPLAMTAGIATMQTIEEENLLEHSQQMSERFRSHFEPLLEDLPILKELRIAGMMIGIDLTVPAGPIVKRCMERGLLVNATHDTVVRLLPPLNISIEDVDRGSEILIEELRSLASES
- a CDS encoding class I SAM-dependent methyltransferase, which produces MIFAELWSLLTENFDAGNLVSIALSGPVSKDNQKFERVTLRPISLRDEIVIQWTKQDRAKQQTHENSGWPETGRQLEAMLEATFLNALVRLTSEDLQIRVQNDGSLKMQRHRSAKVVAKKPLSHDAKKQYLFSEGEPIPFLVELGVMTPNGRVHRSMQRKFRQINRFAEFIADLQQKLPRDRPVRIVDYGCGKSYLTFAIRELLVNHFQLAVQIQAFDSQSGVIETCENTRRKLGINDMKFEVASIQDARIEAPIDLAIWLHACDIATDDALARSLELGAEIIMAVPCCQHELHHQLESEALSPILKHGILRERLASLTTDALRAQFLEIHGYRTQVIEFIELEHTAKNLLIRAFKSEITSAQQEEAVNAFQELKMSLGVKSFQLETICRNFDWSKVK
- the argF gene encoding ornithine carbamoyltransferase, coding for MKHLLSLLDLSPVQTQELIDLAAKLKSDWKQGQLKPLLDRKVLVQIYEKPSLRTRVSFESAMIHLGGSGMFMSEKEAGLDGRESLEDVARVVSRFADVVVLRTFSQKMIEDFAKVSNCPVVNGLSDDFHPCQALTDILTMQEHCGDIEGKTMVYLGDGNNVARSLAISCADMGVKFILCSPQGYQLEPEFAEILEKRVPGASYQIIEDPLEAVKNADVLYTDVWASMGQEKETAKRRVAFAPYQINAELLAAAPKSVKFMHCLPAKRGLEVTDDVMETPNSIVFDQAENRMHIARAVFAWLLKVSSDK
- a CDS encoding YqaE/Pmp3 family membrane protein; amino-acid sequence: MTSHDSTLGDVLKILISVVLPPVGVFLEVGLGKHFWINILLTLLGYFPGIIHAVYIISKR
- the hisG gene encoding ATP phosphoribosyltransferase — its product is MADKLLKLGIPAGSLQEATAELFRKAGYNIKFSSRSYFPSIDDDEIECLSIRAQEMARYVQQGILDAGITGHDWVVETGADVHEVCELVFSKVSRRPVRWVLAVPNDSDIKSVKDLEGKRIATEAVGLTKMYLEKHGVNADVEFSWGATEVKPPRLVDAIVEVTETGSSLRANNLRIVDEVLESTTRLIANKNAFEDDWKAQKLNNIALMLQSCLAAEGKVGLMLNVRRSDLQKVLEGLPALQQPTVSNLSDPDWVAINTILDESVVRAIIPALREAGATGIVEFPINKIID
- a CDS encoding OprO/OprP family phosphate-selective porin, translated to MSLRFVESEARLAEIEAQLESQQQNQREIQQASYDETPVPAVPPVGNVPTLDQEILDRLATMEENWAKLQESEAKKKSDALKKPTFKVGGRIHWDHWNFSESSPGIDNFEHPGPGPQTGTDPEDLWAFRRIRMEFSGDILENMFWRMQLDFAELEDAAIKDVYIGFSELPYNQKLYLGHQKRPIGLDHWNSSRYNIFLERPLIVESVNEDARRMGIMMHGYTDDESFNWQYGIATLENSAGDRANRSDAGQYSLHFRTTGTPWYDESSGGRGYLHLGFAGMFANPDGDADPGVTDDNEGRFRTRMAQRSERRWMDTGRIPGANWYEVAALEMMLNVGACQWTTEYMNIWMQRDMTTPGTGPDLHFNGFYTQFSYFLTGEYIPVNREVGQIGRVKPFENFFLVDKCCGGRGRGWGAWQIAGRYDYLDISDADINGGVGNMATFGMNWYWTAYSRMQFNLIYSDIKDHAPVNGFTGGTSLTAGVRFGADF
- a CDS encoding DUF1328 domain-containing protein, whose translation is MLGWALTFLVIALVAAVLGFGGVAGASMGIAKILFFVFLVLFVLALIFGRRVRV
- a CDS encoding diacylglycerol/lipid kinase family protein, whose translation is MNQQRLVLWNPYASQAEANMELKADIQQTPDTRIHELSEQDDLNDFLGKQSHHPLLVIAGGDGTIHKVLNQVGASNENFDFAVLPLGTGNDLANATFGKISPWDCWQAIAENRLISRTLDVGKVKVDQQELYFFNSIGGGISAEFSKNVTKGEKKTLGSLTYLKGSLEVITNPKRFHVNYRLDDGEWNAREIANFFASSSSICGGGLEVAPGAKNNDGMLHFITYRAMNSIDRVILMTDYLAGRYEENEAVKSEVCNRLELNSEETLKVSIDGEIKSGCHFQIELFPQALEIQIPDLSE